In the Flagellimonas sp. HMM57 genome, one interval contains:
- a CDS encoding YraN family protein, with protein sequence MGKHNEFGKLGEQKAVDFLLKKGYEILYRNYRYLKGEIDIIAKKEDTLCIVEVKSRTSGFFETISDTITKKKIGLLVTTASHYVEENDLDVDVRFDVITIIKKQERFEIEHLENAFYHF encoded by the coding sequence ATGGGAAAACATAATGAGTTTGGAAAGCTTGGGGAGCAAAAAGCAGTGGATTTTCTGCTTAAAAAGGGGTATGAAATCCTATACAGGAACTATAGGTACCTGAAGGGAGAGATCGATATCATTGCTAAAAAAGAAGATACACTATGCATAGTAGAAGTAAAATCAAGGACCAGTGGCTTTTTTGAGACTATTTCGGATACCATAACTAAGAAGAAGATCGGACTCTTGGTCACAACAGCAAGTCACTATGTTGAAGAAAATGATTTGGATGTAGACGTACGATTTGATGTAATAACCATCATTAAAAAACAGGAAAGGTTTGAAATAGAACATCTGGAAAATGCATTCTATCATTTTTAA
- a CDS encoding aspartate kinase codes for MKTISAVVEHYIKKKPFLQSALAQGIINLTSLSRQIKPEISDALGKDVKDGAIVMALKRLSDDLEFRATHKIVKVLKNIGEITVRSSLTDYTFLASDTILQQQAKLLEEVNANQDVFYTSSRGVNEINIVISNIMDGVVEKYFKHERCTQKAENLSSITVKLPAENVSVPGIYYFIFQRLAWEGIVLYEVISTTNEFTILVNEEQVNVAFKTIKDLKTL; via the coding sequence ATGAAAACAATATCTGCCGTAGTTGAGCATTACATCAAAAAAAAACCATTCTTACAAAGTGCCCTGGCCCAAGGTATCATCAACCTTACATCATTGTCCAGACAGATAAAACCTGAAATCTCTGATGCTTTAGGTAAGGATGTAAAAGACGGCGCTATTGTAATGGCGCTCAAACGGCTTTCTGATGATTTGGAATTTCGCGCAACGCACAAAATTGTTAAGGTCTTAAAGAATATTGGGGAAATTACGGTACGCTCTTCTTTAACGGATTATACTTTTTTAGCTTCTGATACCATCTTGCAACAGCAGGCCAAACTTTTAGAGGAAGTAAATGCAAACCAAGACGTGTTCTATACTTCTTCAAGGGGGGTAAATGAAATCAATATTGTCATCAGTAATATAATGGATGGTGTAGTGGAAAAATATTTTAAGCACGAACGCTGTACCCAAAAAGCAGAGAATCTTTCATCAATAACGGTTAAGCTTCCAGCAGAAAATGTCTCCGTTCCAGGAATTTATTATTTTATCTTTCAACGACTGGCTTGGGAAGGTATCGTGCTTTACGAGGTGATTTCAACTACAAATGAGTTCACTATTTTGGTTAATGAGGAACAGGTTAACGTTGCCTTCAAAACAATTAAAGATTTGAAAACCTTATAA